GATTTTCCCATCTTCAAGTTTCCTAAAATCCCACAAGCTGAAATGAGATTCATTAGTATGAGGTGATCATAATCTCTCATATGGAAGAAAAGCTTTATGGCATCTGAAGCATGTTCTAGGTGAACCAGTAAACTCATCATCGTTGACCAACTGATAACATCCTTCTCTTCCATCGTATCGAAAACTTCCCAAGCAGCAGGTAAGCCCATCAAACTTGAATACAGAAAAAGAACTGAATTATTAACCTGTACATCAGACATAAGACCAAGTTTAACTACCATGGCATGAACAGATTCACAAAGGCATTTGGATTCCATAGCCACACAGCTGTGTGTTAAGGCCATAACTGTCATTGAATTAGGAAGCAAATCAGACTTTCTAGACCAATTAAATATCAAGAAAGCCTCTTTATATAGTCCATTATGTACAAATGCACTGATCATTGCATTCCATGGAACCAAACCTTGACTTTTTAAGTTCTCAAATATCTTGCAAGAGTCATTAATTTTTCCACATGTTGCATAAACCTCTATAAGTGAAGTGCCCACAAAAGAATTATCTTCCAACCCCAACTTCACTATCAGTCCATGAACTGATTGACCAAGTATTAAGTCCCTTAATCCTGAGACCCCAACAAGAACACCCACAATAGTGAATGAATTAGGCACTAAACCAATATttctcattgagttgaaacatTCAACTGATTTCTCATGTAACCCATTTTTAGAATATCCATGGACCAAAATCGACCAAATAACAACATTTCTTTCAGGTATTTTCTCAAACAGCTTATCTGCATCTTTAACTCTTCCCATCTTCATAAACTCACTTAGAATTCTTGATGATTCATATAAATCATACTTCGTAGCAGAACAAAAACACTTACTTGTATCAACAAATAATGGAATAATCCTTTTAATTACCCTGGAATATTTTTTAACTGAATCAAGAAACATCAGCAATATCCTACAGccaaacaaaaaacaaaagttcaaatatatttgacccttttttccgataaagggccaaatatacccctgtactgtTACAAATGTtttaaatatatttcaaaaatatCCTTCCGTTGTAATTTCGGTGTAAATATGCTCTCCTCTTGTACTTTGACACTAATTTATCCTTATTTTTAAAGGAATGACATGTACCAGTTTAGAAATAAAAAGATCCGTCCCAATTTTTTTTATCCGCTACTCGACCCAATTTCAAAGCAAAGGAATAAGAAACGAAAGAAGTATATATGGATGGAAGGTGTAACGAGGGTGTATATGTCAAACTTTAGTAAACTTAACGTCCTTCAGTGGGACAGTTAATTTACAGTACGGAGCACTGCAAAAATATCATTCCTAAATTCCTATTACAAAACACGGCTCTCGTCGACTTCCACACGGGGCTTAACACATGAAGCCACATGTCAAGCCATGTCGACTCGTCTTCAACCTTAAATCCGCCTTTTTTTCTCTTTCCAATAGTTTCTTACACCTTAAGCTAAAACTTGCATAAATCTTCAAACCAACTCATCCCAAATTATTATATCTTGACAATTTTACTAAGTTCTATCCTTTTTGTATTCCAAACTGGGGAATCAAGCGTCCAAAAAAACTACTACTATGTCTTCTCAAAATCCAACTCGTCCCAAATTATACCCAGAAGTTATTGATTCAGACCCTCCATTGTCTACAAATACACGAAAGAGCCCCTCAACTTCTTCTATGTATCCAACTATAGACATGAAAGATCTAGCAGAAAATCTATTTCCAGAAACTGAAACCGATCAACCAAATCAAGACTCCAACTTTGTATCACTAGAACAAGTGATTGTCAAAATCCCAGGTGCAATTGTTCATTTAATTGACAAAGAACGTAGCATCGAACTTGCTAGTGGTGATTTCGAAATTGTTCAACTAAAACAAGGTGACAACGTTGTTGCTGTTCTTGCACGTATTGGTGATCAAATCCAATGGCCATTAGCAAGAGATGAAGCTGCTGTAAAGCTTGATGAATCTCACTATTTCTTCACTCTTAGGGCACCTTCTGAAGCAAATGATAAAGATGAAGAGAACTTACTCAACTATGGGTTAACAATTGCATCAAAAGGACAAAAAAAGGTACTAAAGGAAAATATCTTATTCTAAATATTGAAAGTTTTGTACCATCTCCGTATGAAAATAGCTAGCAACACCTCTATTTGTTAGTACGGAACCTGCTTTAATTCAAAACAAAAAAACCTATTCTAGTACAAATCCTAACTAGACGAGAATTAAAATGgggaattttcaaaaatatacagcccaacataaaatattacgccacgtagccatattttcagtttattatacaacattatacctggGAAAGTATAATACTTGGTATAGAAGtcatgtataatagtgtataaacggtgttttatacacaaatatgggctaaacagggtaacaaactcaaaatatttGTGACGTGGCATAAATATCTTCTCCCAGTAGACATAGAGGTAATTTTCACTGAAAGACCAATTTCTAACTAATTTTGGTTCCTACAACTTTGAATTACTTTTTCCAACAGGTATTAAAGGAGTTGGATTCAGCATTAGAGAAGTACAGTGCATTTGAAGTGGAGAAAGTGAAGAAGGATAAAGGGGTTGTAGAAAAATGGTGGATGGCTCCAAAGGATGTTTCACCAGAAGAAATGGAGAAGAAAAAGGATGATATGGAGAGGAGTTCTGCCGCGTATTGGACAACTTTGGCTCCGAATGTTGAGGATTATAGTAGTAGTGCTGCTAGATTTATTGCAGCCGGGTCGGGTCAATTGGTGAAGGGGATATTGTGGTGTGGGGATGTTACTGTGGATAGGTTGAAATGGGGAAATGATGTGTTGATTAAGAGGATGGGAAAAGGAAGTAGTTCTGAGATTAGCCCTGAGGCTATGAGAAGGATGAAAAGGTACAATGTTTTTGTTTATTCTTTGTTGGATTTTACTCTTGATTTAgttggcgtttggccatagatttcgAGTATTTTTCACTCTATTTGGAATTTATAAAGTTAGGAGTTGAAGATGGAATTTGTTTcgttatactttttgcaaaggGAAGAAGAGaacactttatttggaatttatgaagatGGAGTTGGAAAACAGGTTTGGAGCACTTTCCCAAATTTGGAATTCTAACTCCAACTTGGATTTGAAAATTTTATAACCAAACACTGATTTTGAAACGAAGTGAAAAATAAtaatctcatggccaaacggctcCTTAACATTGATTTGAAACAGAGTTCCAATGGAGCAATATGATTATTGAGGCTAGTAGTTGGTTATTGGATGAGTTTGTTCTATTGGCAGATTGATAGAGCTTTCATTTGCTGAtttttatggatatttttgtTTTGTTCCCTTTTTAGGGTGAAGAAGACGACAAAAATGTCAGAGAAAGTGGCAACTGGCATACTGTCAGGAGTAGTGAAGGTCTCTGGATTCTTTACAAGTCCTATTGTAAACTCAAAAGCTGGTCAGAAATTCTTTAGCCTTCTTCCAGGAGAAATTGTGCTTGCCTCCTTAGATGGATTCAGTAAGTGTCTTTACCCGATTCTCTCTTTTTAATTAGTTCAGCATTTTCATTAATCTGCTTGGTATCTGAGTTGAAGGGAATAAAATTTGGCTCGTAACTTAGATAATTTTCCTTCTGGACTCCTGACATTATGGTTTTGTAATATTCTAACAGATAAGGTTTGTGATGCTGTTGAAGTGGCCGGAAGGAATGTGATGTCAACAACCTCAGTAGTGACAACTAGTCTTGTTCAACAGAGGTAAATTTTGCTTTTGTTGTCATCACCATTTCCTATGTTGCACTTCCCTTGTTAACCAAAAATTGCGCCAATGGTATTAACCTTTGTTTTGTTGCTAAATTTGGACTTTTGGAGGTTAAATGCAAACTTGTACTAGCATAGTACTAGAAGTTCTTCTCTGAACTGACTTATATACTCAAAATGTGGTTCTTTTCTGTTGGGACATTTTGTATAAGGAAGTCGCTATTAAAAAAAGACATGTCTGTACTGGAAATCTTCCAACTTATTTTGAAATTATATTCCATAAACATGGACATCATTGGTACTTCCAAATATGAGAACAAAGATCAGGAAAAACCACAACAGTCACTTTTAGACAATCGTAGTAATAGGCTTATTGTATTGCATCCCCGAATATCGTGGTATGGTGTCGCCACATTCCGGCAATCGATCTTGTGAGAAAATGTCCTATAAGCCTCAGGTCTTGTTTGTTTTAATATCTTTTCATTTTCCTGCTTTCTCTGTCGATCTTTCTAACAAATTCTTGGATCAGTATAATGCTTTAATGGTTGCACTTATCTTGTGCAGGCATGGTGACCAGGCTGCAGAGATGACACGTGAAGGATTTGATGCTGCAGGGCACGCTATGGGGACTGCCTGGGCTGTGTTTAAGATAAGAAAAGCACTTAATCCAAAGAGTGCTGTCAAGCCCACTTCAGTTGCAAAAGCTGCTGCTCAAGCTAGCCTTGCTAAGTTGAAGACCAAGAAGAAGTGATAATGATCTGGATGTTCCATCAACCATATCTTAACATGTTCTAACTTTGCTCAATTTGCACTTGTTTTATCTATTGCTTATAGAGGTTGTCTTTGCTTGTAAAATACTTTGAGAGAATGATGTAATGTATCTGAACTTTGAACTTGCTGGAATGATAGTATCTATTGGCTTTATTACTATAGTAGCTCTGTTGCATTTGCTAGTTGGTAACTTAATTTGTTGATGAGACTTGGAAATTTTAGTAGGCGTTTGCGCATATTTTGtttgaaattcaaaaaaaaaaaaaaggagtttaAAAAATGTtatttggaagttgaagttgCATTTCCGTGAAGAATACATGTTTAAATCAGAGAAACTAAAAAGATTTAGGCAGGGAACAACAATTTGGAAGGAAAAAGCGCAAAGTTATCCTTCATTATAACGGTGGAAGGAAAAAACGCAAAGTTATCCTTCATTATAACGGGGTAGCTTAATTTTATTCTTCGCTAAGATTTGAGATTTTTCAACTCTTATCATTAGCAAACTATCTCCTCTTTGCCACTAAAGAAGCTTCAACATGGATTCACTGTACTTTCACATGGAAACATATTGAAAAAGCTCAAACTTATATCTACTTTTAATTATGATTTACAATTAAGCGTAAATACGATATATATAATTTAATGGAAAACACGAATAATCTCGAAATATAATAATTGATAAACTTAATATTTTTCATGTAGTATTATTTTGATCATTCCCGATTAAAAAACTTTGCCATACAATAAACTGAAGAAATAATAAAAATAGTAAAGGAAGGATCAACTTGCAAATTGTGGCACCGTCGTAGAATCATTACCAATGGCACGTTGTGCGCCTAAATGTGAAAAGACAGTGCAAGTTTTGCTATGCCGAAGTAGAATTGGTCCTTTAAAGTTTGTATAAAAGCGACCCGCGCCATCaaatatttaataaaaattagttattaaattagacaGAAACGGCAAAAGAAAACAAAGAGTTTAATATAAAGTCACGTTATGAGGTATAAGTTTTGTAATTTATGTTATTTTTCTACTTACGACACCACATATAGTTTTGGGTTCCAATTTATACAAAGTTCTTATAGTGTTTCTCGTtaatgttttgttttatatttttagaTCTAATAGTTAAAGTTTGTTAAAAAATTGACGGAAGATAAAGAATggttatattttcaaaatttaaaGGATCAAAACTGTTGAAGAACATATATTTATTAGATCATTTTGGACTCATCCTCAAACACGAGGGACCTTTTTTGTCAGTTTACTTAAAAGGGTACTTGTGACGACGTCGTTATGTGATCCTTGACGTCTGATTCAATTTTGGCTTGTCGTCCAAGAAGTGTATTATATATTGTGGTCTGAATATCAGAGGCAATTCCAAAAGCATTTTGAACTTTCAGTAACTGAAATCACACAAATTGTTGAATAGGTTTTAGTAGTATCAGATAATGGCTAGATATGATAGAGCGATCACTGTTTTCTCGCCGGATGGCCATTTATTCCAAGTGGAATACGCAATGGAAGCAGTACGCAAAGGTAACGCAGCAGTTGGTGTACGTGGCACTGATACTGTTGTCCTTGGTGTCGAAAAGAAGTCTACTCCCAAGCTTCAGGACTCTAGGTAGGTCTTCGTTTCAATTTATTAGACCACTCTTTGATTACTAgggttttctttattttattttctgtgCTGTAATCTCTTTTGTCATTAGTTCATTGAGGGCCTGTTTGGTAATGACGGAAAATAAGTAGATTTTCCTACTCATTTTCTTGCGTATGGTACGCAAGTTGGAAAATGTCATTTTAAGAGCATTTGCATATATTTAAAGTAAAACACTATGAGGTTTTTGAATTCGGAATGCAACTTCTGGTGGTGGGGGTGGGCAGGGAGGATAAGGGGTAGTCAGGTGGGGTTAGGGGGTGGGGTAGGCAGTTAAATACCTCCCCATTAACAGCATACTAAATTCGCCTCTGATCTGATGTGCTTGAGTGTTGGTATGCGCGTATTCTCGTTGAGAGAGGGTCTATATATTGTTGAATTTTGGTTTGTAGGTAGTACAATTCAATTTTTATCAATAGAAGGCTCAATATTTCGAGGTTCTTTTCCTTGCCTTTTGCTTGGGCAAGTGGTCTAGCGGAAGTTCTATTATTATGTGGACTTAATGGTGTGTAATGTAATCTACTTCTTATTTGGTGAGCTGGAGTGTTGGGAGGAAGTGCAAATCAATGAGGACGATATTTACAGTTTCACCCTGCGTGTGTTTGGTAATATGGAAAGTGAGAAACACAATGTACTTTGAAGGAAAAATAGGTGCTGTTCAGAAATTGAAATAGTGATGTTAATGGATTTTGGTTTCTTGGCGTAATCTTCAGGATGTAAATAATGAAAGTAGCATGCTTGACCATATAGACTCACTACAGGACTAGGTGCTTGTATAGGTGTAActttctctttttgttttttgctCAGGAAGGTTTCAAACATTGTAATTTCCTGGGACCGTCTTAGTGCCAGCTTTCTGATTTTAATAGAATTACATATTTACCTGATAAAAAGAAATATTTGCATTATTATTGATATCAATGTCAAGAGTTTCTGTTTGGATTATTGGTTTTTCCCCTTGAGGGTGGGTCGGGCTAGGGAGAGTGACAAAACAGCCCATACAATGGATATAGAGTTAAGGCCTTACGGAGCAGCTTTAAAAAGCTTTCCAGGAAAGATATTATTTGGTTCATGTAAGGAGCCTGAACCAAGTGGATATAAGACTACTCTGACATATTCTGTGCTATGCCCCAACTATCCCGTATTCGAGACTGAACTATCTCAAAATGACAACTTCCATGAGGTAATACAGACTAGCACAAAAGGATGTCTCTTCTCTGGTGGTTGAAGATAGGAGTTTGAGCACTTGTAGTCCTTTTGTTGTATGTATAACTTGGTTATCTGTTTACTCTACTTATTAGGTGATTTGTGCTGTCAAATACATAACACCTAAGTTCACTTTGATCACCCTGGTCTAGTGTTCCAGTGATTAGATATTGCTCTTGCATTTAATTTAGTTGTTCACCTACGCTGAAACTCTAAGCTAATTAATCTTTTTCGTGTTTGCAGGTCAGTAAGAAAGATAGTAAATCTAGATGATCACATTGCATTGGCCTGTGCTGGGCTGAAAGCAGATGCACGAGTCCTTGTGAATAAGGCACGCATTGAGTGTCAGAGTCATAAGCTTACGGTTGAAGATCCTGTTACCGTTGAGTACATAACTCGTTACATTGCTGGTCTTCAGCAAAAGTACACTCAAAGTGGTGGGGTAAGGCCATTTGGTCTATCCACCTTGATAATTGGTTTTGACCCACACACAGGCGTGCCCTCACTTTATCAAACAGATCCATCGGGTACATTCTCAGCTTGGAAAGCCAATGCGACTGGTAGAAACTCCAACTCTACTCGGGagttcttggagaagaattacaAAGAAACATCTGGCCAGGAAACTGTAAAACTAGCAATACGTGCTTTGCTTGAAGTAAGTGACCCTTGTTTAGGTTATAAGTTACAGTTGTTCTCAAGCTTTTTGTTAATACATTTTCCTTTCATAACATCATAAACCTTAATGTGAGTTTCTGTTGCATGTTAAACTCAGGGCCTTGTATTGTCTTGCTTCTCTTAAAATATCAGTGTTAACTTGCGTTGCTTTTCATCGGTCCTAATTTTAGACCTTCAAACATAAGGGATCATTCAGTTATTAAACTCTTCCTTGCTTCCTTCCTAGTTCAATCAATCAACATGCTCATTCCAACATAGTTGGTAATATGAACTCTTTTACCCATCCCGATCTGTGCAGGCACATTTACAAGGTAATAGTTGTGAAGTTACAAGGGAGGAAATGAAGTTTATTTTTCCCTAGGAAAGATGTTTAACATATTGCATAGTGAGGATGAAAAGTAGTAGCTGCATTTGCTGCAAAAAACACCTGCTTAGGGAATGAGCTTCTTTTATCACCAGAAATCCAAATCCTTCAATTAGTGCTCTAAATGTTTATCTATAAAGATGTAAGGAGATTGACTTAAGATTATATAGCCTTCTTCACCTAGGCAGAATATGAATGTTATGTTGATTTAATTATAGATTCTTCAGATCACCATATTGATGACTAATCTTGGGCACTTCAGAAGATTTTTTGCACTAAAAATCATATCTACAGGAAAAATGGTTAGTTGTGTGAGACAGGAGTTAAGGAAACTTAGGAACTGGGCCATTGGCTTAGAACATTTAGTGTGTCAGCGTTGGCAGCTCTTACCTGATAGAAATACAAGATCAGTTGATTCCTGATGGACAACCTTAGGCACTTGTATTGCATAATGCCATAATCcatggtggataatgttttttCTCAAAAAAAGTTAAATCATTAATGATAATCTTCGGGTGGTTGAGTtcttttcaaaagaaaaataaaaagattcTGATGGCTGAAAATTATTTGTAGGTATGGTTCAGACTTTTAGGATGACAAGTTGATTAACTAACTTATAGTGGAGTTGGTTTCGCATGTAATTCATTTTCTGGAATTAGGTAAAGCATTTCCTGTTTGCAAGTGATAGGCCCTCTTTTTTTGTATCTTCATAATTCTAAACTAGAGAAGGTCGGTTTGAGATGGCTGTTTTATAGTGACCCTGCTAAAATCATTATTTATTTGAGATGAGATCTTTCTGTTTAATAGTGATGCGCTCTTGCTTGCTCCTGTCCTGTTTGAGGCATCCTCTATAAACAATATACATCACTGTTGCTTGCTGTGTGATGCCTAGTAACTTAGATTTTTGAGTACTATCGTAAAGTACTCAGTTCGCACCCAAGGTTGTGGTGTAGTGGTCAATGAAGTTGGTGTAAACATTGGCAATCATGGTTCAAATTCCAGTAAAGACAAAAAACACAACTTGATTACTTCGCATTTGCCTAAGCCGTACGGCGTAGAATTACCCGGTACATGTGCCGGTGGGAAGCTTTTTGTGTATTATTGTAAAGTACTCAGTTCGCACCCAAGGTTGTggtctagtggtcaatgaagttgGTGTAAACCTTGGCAATCATGGTTCAACTTCCAGTAAAGACAAAAAAGATTACTTCGCATTTGCCTAAGCCTTAAGGCGTAGAATTACCCGGTACATGTGCCAGTGGGAGGTAGCAAGTACCCGGTGGAATAGTAGAGGTGTGTGTAAGCTAGCCAGGGCACCACccttaattaaaaaaatgtaGTACTTACCTCTGGAAGGTTGTAAGGAAATTATCATTTTCACTGCAAGGTGATTCCGAGTGAGAATCTAACGATccagcataagctcttggtgatggatttggaaatcaagatgaggaagagaaagagggtcgtggatgacaggCCCAGAAtcaaatgggggagtttgaccatgacGGGTGCCCTGGAGATCGGGGAGAAGTTGAGGGCTATGGGAGCCTGGGAGAGTAGTGGGGAGGCGACCaacatgtgggataggacggccagttgcattagggaaacagctagagaggtgctgggggtctctaagggtagccgtggtcggcaccgaggggactggtggtggaatggaggagttcaagagaaggtggaagcaaaaaagGTGGCGTATACGAAGTTGGTAGACAGCAAGGATGATGAGGAGAAGCGAACGAATAGGGAATTGTACAAGAgggcgaggaaggaggcaaagTTAGCGGTTACGGCGGCAAAGACAACAACTTTTGAACGcctgtatgcagaactagaggacaaaggcggggataagaagttgtacagACTAGCCAAGGCGAAGGAGAGGAGGGCGCGTaacttggatcaggtgaagtgcatcaaggacgaggatggcagggtactagtggaggacgctctcattagacggagatggcagtcatacttccacaaactcttgaacgatGGTGGGGACAGAgttattgtgttgggagatttggagtactctgagaggtgtcgtgattttggatattgtaggagtataaaggttgaggaagttaagggtgttgtccgtaggatgagtaggggtcgagcgaccgggcccgatgagattcctggggaattttcgaagactgcaggcagggcaggtttagAGTGGTTGACCcgactctttaatgtcatctttaagacgacgACTAAAATGCTCGAAGAATGGTgatgcagtacaatgattccattgtacaagaacaaaggcgacattcaaagttgcaacaactatagagggatcaagctactaagccacactatgaaagtgtgggaaagggtggtggagatgagggtgaggagaggcgtgtctatctcagagaaccagttcggattcatgccggggcgctcaactacagaagctattcatcttgtacggagactggtggagcagtatagggagaggaagagggacctacacatggtattcatcgacctagaaaagtcATACGAtaaagtgccgagagaggttctatggagatgcttggaggctagaggtgtacctgtggcgtacattagggcgatcaaggacatgtatgatggggccaagaccagggtaaggactatgggaggagactcagagcacttcccaatGATAATGGGGTtacatcagggatcagctcttagcccatttttattctccttggtgatggatggattgacgcggcaaatttaaggtgaggtgccatggtgtatgttatttgcggatgacatagtcctgattgacgagtctcgcagcgtttggagacaaactctggagtctaaagggttcaagttgagtaggaccaagacagagtacttggagtgcaagttcagtgagatagtgcatgaggctgatgtggaagtgaagcttggcacccaggtcatacagaagaaagatagtttcaagtatttTGGGTCTATTATataaggaaatggggagattgatgatgacgtcacacaccatattggtgcagggtgaatgaaatggaggcttgcctctggagtgttgtgtgacaagaaggtgccaccgaaacttaaaggcaagttctacaaagtggtggttagaccgactatgttgtatgaggcggagtgttggccagtcaagaaatctcatgttcagaagatgaaagtagcggaaatgagaatgctgcgatggatgtgtgggcacactaggagcgataggattaggaatgaagtcatccgagacaaggttggggtagcctcagtggaagacaagatgcgggaagcgaggctgagatggtttgggcatgtgatgcggagagatgcaaatgcTCCAGTGcagaggtgcgagaggttggccagtgacggtttcagaagaagtagaggtaggccgaagaagtattggggggaagtgattagacaagatatggcgcatttcctgcttaccgatgacatgaccttagataggagggtatggaggactcatattaggatagaaggctagtaagtagtcgcgtttatcctttcttacgagtagctatgttgctctatagtttcttgtctcttcatttctgcgagtatctgttggtttataatggcttatttactttcattgttttcattttcataactgctttgatttgtttgcccgtatctgacctttcttatgctttctcttgagccgagggtcttccggaaacagcctccctacctaggggggggggggtaaggtctgcgtacactctaccctccccagaccccacgttgtgggatgcactgggtatgttgttgttgttgttgttgttgttgtaccctCTTAGAAGCTGGTGACAGCTCCATACTTCATATTTATACAGTGTCGACATTCAAACACTTAATATTGTTACCATCCTAGAATGTATGTTGTCGGCGTGGTCAACAAGGGTATGAACATGTGAGATTGGAGTAACAACCGGAAAATCCAGGTTGAATAAGCCTCAGTGTGGATTATCAGGCACTTGTGGGCTATACCGTGTTGGCAATGGATTTGTCGAGGTGTATGCAAATTGGTGTAGATACCATAGTTATTAAAACAAAAAACACATAAGTTGTGGGTGTGACTGAAGCAGCTCTTGAATTGGTAACTTAGGAGCGGCCAATTGAATCCCACAGACAGGCAGACACTTGAAGAATGTCTTCCTATGAATTCCACATATGTCAATCCCTCTTTCCACGGCAAAATTTGGGCTTTCTTAAACTGCCTGAAGAATTTATGAATTATGACTTGCTCATTCACCGGAAGTAATTACCTCTTCAATGTAAGAGGTAACTTGACCTGCATTTTAGATCATTTACATATGCGCTCACACATGCTAAGTCATCAACTGTGATTTGAACGCAGCTCTTTATGATTCAAGTTGTTGACTAAATTATATTGTTGTTTAAGCAGATTGAAATACATGACAGTTcccttttgagatttctgcaTTGGTATTTAGCAAACAAATGCACACATCCAACTAGACCTTCAGCAAAAATGAAAAGAGCGTAGTTGGATGTGAGCATTTGCTTTGGCTGTGGTAAATCTTAAACATGTATTTCCCTATGAATCAGGTTGTCGAAAGTGGTGGAAAAAACATAGAAGTTGCTGTGATGACAAAAGAGCATGGGCTTAGACAACTTGAGGAAGCTGAAATTGATGCCATTGTTGCCGAGATTGAAGCAGAGAAAGCAGCAGCAGAAGCAGCCAAAAAGGCCCCGCTGAAAGAAACCTAGTTCTGCTGGAATTCGTTCTCAACTATCCCTGAatctctcccttttttttttttttcggatcCATTAAAGTGCAGTGTTCCTTGAACTTTTAACATTTTGATCTGACTAATACTTGGTGCTTCTAAGACTGATCTTCTTGTCTGGCAAGACCTTTGTTAGAATTGTTTTATGGGACAAAAAGAAGTCACGCTCCTGCGGTCTCTGCTCTATTCGGGTGTTGCTTGATATTTTAACTTAAGATATTTCATATAGTATTATTTTGGTCATTTCCTGATTGAAAACACTATTTTTCATTTAATAAACAAAAGAATTAATAAGATTGGTTTGGGCTAGGGTTAAAATAATTTGTTAAATCTATACTAAAGCAAGAAGGGCTTTAGAAATGTTGTTTGAACTTTTTActcttcattaaaagactctataataaataaaatagtcatttactattattctaatatttaggactttGAAGTTaactaaaattttatttattaaattttttCTTATACGAAGTAGGTAGCAAGAAATA
The sequence above is a segment of the Lycium barbarum isolate Lr01 chromosome 6, ASM1917538v2, whole genome shotgun sequence genome. Coding sequences within it:
- the LOC132599314 gene encoding senescence/dehydration-associated protein At4g35985, chloroplastic-like yields the protein MSSQNPTRPKLYPEVIDSDPPLSTNTRKSPSTSSMYPTIDMKDLAENLFPETETDQPNQDSNFVSLEQVIVKIPGAIVHLIDKERSIELASGDFEIVQLKQGDNVVAVLARIGDQIQWPLARDEAAVKLDESHYFFTLRAPSEANDKDEENLLNYGLTIASKGQKKVLKELDSALEKYSAFEVEKVKKDKGVVEKWWMAPKDVSPEEMEKKKDDMERSSAAYWTTLAPNVEDYSSSAARFIAAGSGQLVKGILWCGDVTVDRLKWGNDVLIKRMGKGSSSEISPEAMRRMKRVKKTTKMSEKVATGILSGVVKVSGFFTSPIVNSKAGQKFFSLLPGEIVLASLDGFNKVCDAVEVAGRNVMSTTSVVTTSLVQQRHGDQAAEMTREGFDAAGHAMGTAWAVFKIRKALNPKSAVKPTSVAKAAAQASLAKLKTKKK
- the LOC132599318 gene encoding proteasome subunit alpha type-7: MARYDRAITVFSPDGHLFQVEYAMEAVRKGNAAVGVRGTDTVVLGVEKKSTPKLQDSRSVRKIVNLDDHIALACAGLKADARVLVNKARIECQSHKLTVEDPVTVEYITRYIAGLQQKYTQSGGVRPFGLSTLIIGFDPHTGVPSLYQTDPSGTFSAWKANATGRNSNSTREFLEKNYKETSGQETVKLAIRALLEVVESGGKNIEVAVMTKEHGLRQLEEAEIDAIVAEIEAEKAAAEAAKKAPLKET